One part of the Anaerolineales bacterium genome encodes these proteins:
- a CDS encoding LysM peptidoglycan-binding domain-containing protein, whose protein sequence is MRKRSFALLIALLGLLLAACTRSATTDPVAGSATEDPFVSIFNTMATQTALAAQDKAGTLPTLELSPTPLFGDTATVQPSATPEPTATTTPAPITQLAVPSSYTLHEGEWPYCLARRFDINPDALLSANGLNANNANSLSVGTTITIPSGVGSFGGVRSLRAHPATYVASGADTFYSIACAFGDVWPEHIAEANSMSLDQNIPGGTQLHIP, encoded by the coding sequence ATGAGAAAACGCTCGTTTGCGCTCCTGATCGCACTTCTTGGCCTGCTGCTGGCCGCCTGCACGCGTTCCGCCACCACGGATCCTGTGGCCGGCTCGGCTACTGAAGACCCGTTTGTCTCCATCTTCAACACCATGGCCACCCAAACCGCGCTGGCTGCGCAGGACAAGGCGGGCACGCTGCCCACCCTGGAGCTGAGCCCCACGCCCCTCTTTGGCGACACGGCCACCGTGCAGCCCAGCGCCACACCCGAGCCCACCGCCACCACCACCCCCGCGCCCATCACCCAATTAGCCGTGCCCAGCAGTTACACCCTGCACGAGGGCGAATGGCCCTATTGCCTGGCGCGCCGTTTTGACATTAATCCGGATGCGCTGCTTTCTGCCAACGGTCTGAATGCCAACAACGCCAACAGCCTCAGCGTCGGCACCACCATCACCATCCCCAGCGGAGTGGGTAGTTTCGGGGGTGTGCGTTCCCTCCGCGCCCACCCTGCCACCTACGTGGCCTCCGGCGCTGATACCTTCTACAGCATCGCCTGCGCCTTTGGCGACGTTTGGCCCGAGCACATTGCCGAAGCCAACAGCATGAGTCTTGACCAGAATATTCCTGGCGGCACACAGCTGCACATCCCCTAA
- a CDS encoding B12-binding domain-containing radical SAM protein: MSVLLINPNLVAQRNDPLTTGIVYMPISLAYLAASLRAAGHPVQVLDAYAAAPRQARNQGEFYVYGLSPAELAAQIPADSRIIFVYAINLTNHMSTMEMVRAARHAAPQATLVVVENTQAVTAYALSHVAAEFYAAGAHYILTGEPERRALRLLDALQAGDAAAVRAIDGVGGPDFYTLPAGFMDEAELSALPFPAWDLFPLHNYWSLGFAHGPLSAERYLPLLTSRGCPYPCGFCVVPATNRQRWRPRSAANVVDEIEHFQRTLGVSEFHIEDLDPTISDERIRAICAEIIRRGLKITWKIAAGTKVETMLNEETIDQMAAAGCRYISISPETGSPRLLKLMRKPFNLGHAVRLVKRMNQVGIRSQACFVLGYPGETPEDLQMTWDMVRDLTRVGVDEVALFIITPVPGSSIYDQFQGYSNLSELNFSPTWRQDYKALAAFRFRLYARFLWWKLRYHPLKLLSQPFNFLRRNFQTKMEMVPYRALALRWFAR, from the coding sequence ATGTCAGTTTTGCTAATCAACCCCAATCTGGTAGCGCAACGCAACGACCCGCTGACCACTGGCATCGTCTATATGCCCATCAGCCTGGCTTACCTTGCCGCCAGCCTGCGGGCTGCTGGCCACCCGGTGCAAGTGCTCGATGCCTATGCCGCCGCGCCGCGCCAGGCGCGCAACCAGGGGGAGTTTTACGTCTACGGGCTTTCGCCAGCCGAGCTGGCCGCCCAGATCCCCGCCGATAGCCGCATCATCTTCGTCTACGCCATTAACCTGACCAACCACATGTCCACCATGGAAATGGTGCGCGCCGCCCGCCACGCCGCGCCGCAAGCCACCCTGGTGGTCGTCGAGAATACGCAGGCCGTCACCGCCTATGCCCTCTCGCATGTCGCCGCCGAATTTTATGCGGCCGGGGCACACTACATCCTCACCGGGGAGCCAGAGCGCCGCGCCCTGCGCCTGCTGGATGCGCTGCAAGCTGGTGATGCTGCTGCTGTTCGCGCCATTGATGGGGTGGGCGGGCCAGACTTTTACACTCTCCCCGCCGGGTTCATGGATGAAGCTGAGCTCAGCGCGCTACCTTTCCCCGCTTGGGATCTGTTCCCGCTGCACAACTACTGGAGCCTCGGTTTTGCCCACGGCCCGCTCTCAGCGGAGCGCTATCTGCCGTTGCTCACCTCGCGCGGCTGCCCGTACCCCTGCGGCTTCTGTGTGGTTCCCGCCACCAACCGCCAGCGCTGGCGCCCGCGTTCAGCCGCCAACGTGGTGGATGAGATCGAGCATTTCCAGCGCACACTGGGCGTGAGCGAGTTTCACATTGAAGACCTTGACCCCACCATCTCTGATGAGCGTATCCGTGCCATCTGTGCTGAGATCATCCGCCGCGGCCTCAAGATCACTTGGAAGATCGCCGCTGGCACCAAGGTTGAGACGATGCTCAACGAAGAGACGATTGACCAAATGGCCGCTGCCGGCTGCCGCTACATATCCATTTCGCCGGAAACCGGCTCGCCGCGCCTGCTCAAGCTGATGCGCAAGCCTTTCAACCTGGGCCATGCCGTGCGCCTGGTCAAGCGCATGAACCAGGTTGGCATCCGTTCGCAGGCCTGCTTTGTGCTCGGCTACCCTGGCGAAACCCCTGAGGATCTCCAAATGACCTGGGACATGGTGCGCGATCTGACCCGCGTCGGTGTGGACGAGGTGGCCCTCTTCATCATTACGCCGGTGCCAGGCTCCTCCATCTATGACCAGTTCCAGGGCTACAGCAACCTGTCTGAGCTTAACTTCAGCCCCACCTGGCGTCAGGACTATAAGGCATTGGCCGCATTCCGCTTCCGCCTGTATGCGAGATTCCTGTGGTGGAAACTGCGTTATCATCCCCTCAAGCTGTTGTCGCAGCCCTTCAACTTCTTGCGCCGTAACTTCCAAACCAAGATGGAGATGGTGCCCTACCGGGCGCTGGCGCTCCGCTGGTTTGCACGCTGA
- a CDS encoding glycosyltransferase codes for MPSKRTPARPRIAVAIPCHNEAATIAKVVADFRKNLPRAKVYVFDNASTDGSAELARMARAEVRRVGALGKGNVIRAIFDQLDEDVIVMVDGDDTYYAEDVNAVLAPVLDGTADMAVGHRMDGATDANMKRLNQLGNRMIVAYINRLFGTQFEDVLSGYRAFNRRFVEGVPVLTSGFEVETEITIQALAEGLHIVEVPTRYRSRPADSSSKLRPFADGYRIILTAAILLRDHRPLRLFGAVALLFWTLALIAGILRLFSFVGQGSLPDSILGGVVLLGVPTGLMALGIGLSLNAINTRFEGIKTYLRRSK; via the coding sequence ATGCCATCCAAACGTACCCCCGCACGCCCTCGCATCGCTGTGGCCATCCCCTGCCATAATGAGGCTGCCACCATTGCCAAAGTGGTGGCAGATTTCCGCAAGAACCTGCCGCGCGCCAAGGTCTACGTCTTCGACAACGCTTCCACTGATGGCAGCGCCGAGCTGGCCCGCATGGCCCGCGCCGAAGTGCGCCGGGTGGGCGCGCTGGGCAAAGGCAACGTCATCCGCGCCATCTTTGACCAGTTGGATGAAGATGTCATTGTGATGGTGGACGGCGATGACACCTACTACGCCGAAGATGTGAATGCCGTGCTGGCGCCTGTGCTGGATGGCACTGCCGATATGGCGGTCGGCCACCGCATGGATGGCGCTACTGACGCCAACATGAAGCGTCTTAACCAATTGGGCAATCGCATGATCGTGGCCTACATCAACCGCCTGTTCGGCACCCAGTTTGAGGATGTGCTCTCTGGCTACCGTGCGTTCAACCGCCGTTTTGTTGAAGGCGTGCCTGTGCTCACCTCGGGTTTCGAGGTTGAGACCGAGATCACCATCCAGGCCCTCGCCGAAGGCCTCCATATTGTCGAGGTACCCACTCGTTACCGCAGCCGGCCGGCCGACAGCAGCTCCAAGCTGCGTCCGTTTGCCGATGGTTATCGCATCATCCTCACCGCCGCCATCCTGCTGCGGGACCACCGCCCATTACGCCTTTTTGGCGCAGTTGCCCTGCTGTTCTGGACGCTCGCGCTCATTGCCGGCATCCTGCGGCTGTTCAGCTTTGTGGGGCAGGGTAGCCTGCCCGATAGTATTCTGGGCGGCGTAGTACTACTAGGAGTACCCACGGGGTTAATGGCCCTTGGTATCGGGCTTTCACTCAATGCCATCAACACCCGTTTCGAAGGCATCAAAACCTATCTAAGGCGAAGCAAGTAA
- a CDS encoding class I SAM-dependent methyltransferase: MQNNVEAYKALLEHVSCNLCGADDYEVVYPPRYEDAKPDEIANTFRSSGDEVLLDQLVRCKQCGLMYLNPRLRSDVVIGGYSEGTDEMFVSQAAGRERTFAGSLKLIERMRPQRGTLLDVGTAGGSFMAVAQRAGWQVSGCEPNRWMSGWAKQHYGLDVYPGTIEDMKLADASFDVVSLWDVLEHTPDPKATLQECIRVLKPGGLLVVNYPDIHSLVARLMGRRWVFLLSVHLYYFTIPTLTRMLNELGLQLRVDRTHWQSLELGYVLFRMEAYLRPVARAAGWLVKRLGMYHWQIPYWMGQMLVVAEKK; this comes from the coding sequence ATGCAAAACAATGTAGAAGCGTATAAAGCGCTGCTGGAGCATGTCAGTTGCAATCTATGCGGCGCGGATGATTACGAGGTTGTCTACCCCCCGCGTTACGAGGACGCCAAGCCAGACGAGATCGCCAACACGTTCCGCTCTTCGGGCGACGAGGTGCTGCTTGACCAGTTGGTGCGTTGCAAGCAATGCGGTCTGATGTACTTGAACCCGCGTCTGCGCTCGGATGTGGTCATCGGCGGGTACAGCGAAGGCACGGATGAGATGTTCGTCTCGCAGGCCGCCGGCCGTGAGCGCACCTTCGCCGGCTCGCTCAAGCTCATCGAGCGTATGCGCCCGCAGCGCGGCACCCTTCTGGATGTCGGCACCGCTGGCGGCTCCTTCATGGCCGTCGCGCAGCGCGCCGGCTGGCAGGTTTCCGGCTGTGAGCCCAATCGCTGGATGTCTGGCTGGGCCAAGCAGCACTATGGCTTGGATGTATACCCCGGCACTATTGAGGATATGAAACTGGCCGATGCCAGCTTTGATGTCGTCAGCCTGTGGGATGTGCTTGAGCACACGCCTGACCCCAAAGCCACCTTGCAGGAGTGCATCCGTGTCCTCAAACCGGGCGGACTCTTGGTGGTCAACTATCCTGACATCCATTCATTGGTCGCCCGCCTCATGGGCCGCCGCTGGGTCTTCTTGCTGTCAGTGCATCTCTACTACTTCACCATCCCCACACTCACCCGCATGCTCAACGAGCTCGGCCTTCAACTGCGCGTAGATCGCACCCATTGGCAAAGCCTGGAGCTGGGCTATGTCCTCTTCCGCATGGAAGCCTATCTGCGCCCTGTCGCCCGCGCTGCCGGCTGGCTGGTCAAACGCCTTGGCATGTACCACTGGCAGATCCCGTACTGGATGGGCCAGATGCTCGTCGTGGCGGAGAAGAAATAA
- a CDS encoding NAD(P)-binding protein: MSNKEKIVVLGAGVGGLAAGYFLARTGKYAVTVLEKEAVIGGLCASFEHDGFVLDYGAHKLYSIIPGVLDEATALMGDRLIQLPKKNRLYLEGKLVDYPLKLGNLAKALGPVRFLQIGFGYGIEVLKGIFNRTPPGSYKDYIIRRFGRPTYELVFEPLADKVWGEPATLHPEMARTRLPASGGLELVLKLLGLKKETADTNAEFFYYPKAGFGDWPQALAEGILAHGGQVLTSVDVQGLEMQDGRVRSVKTAVAGKSQQFDCDYLVSSLPLPLIGRMVFGGTDEQFNKAVTGLQFRHLVLVYVWIKRQMVMEDQWVFFPQRNVVFSRLFEQKQMNPALGPADRTVITADFTAAEGSPLWQSSDEQLTQRVIDGLVETGLINGSDEVTGSLVIRKPNFYPRYDLEYADKMKLVSDKLRQVPNLLTTGRIGMYNYNNSDHCADMGRFIAEHLAAGEAAPDIWRALEQRVADYKIVD, translated from the coding sequence TTGTCTAACAAAGAAAAAATTGTGGTGCTTGGCGCCGGTGTTGGCGGCTTAGCGGCAGGCTACTTCCTGGCTCGCACTGGCAAATACGCCGTCACTGTGCTCGAGAAAGAGGCTGTCATTGGAGGTCTGTGCGCCAGCTTTGAGCACGATGGTTTTGTGCTGGATTACGGCGCCCATAAGCTCTATTCCATCATCCCCGGTGTGCTTGACGAAGCTACGGCCCTGATGGGCGACCGCCTAATCCAGTTGCCCAAGAAGAATCGACTCTACCTCGAAGGCAAACTGGTCGACTATCCCCTTAAGCTTGGCAACCTGGCCAAAGCGCTCGGCCCTGTGCGCTTTTTGCAGATCGGCTTTGGCTATGGCATTGAAGTCCTCAAGGGCATCTTCAACCGCACACCGCCAGGCTCATACAAAGACTACATCATCCGCCGTTTTGGCCGCCCAACCTATGAGTTGGTCTTCGAGCCGCTGGCCGACAAGGTTTGGGGCGAACCCGCCACTTTGCACCCGGAGATGGCCCGCACTCGCCTGCCCGCCTCAGGCGGCCTGGAGCTGGTCCTGAAGCTGCTCGGCCTCAAAAAAGAGACCGCCGACACCAATGCCGAGTTCTTCTACTATCCCAAAGCCGGCTTTGGTGACTGGCCGCAGGCGTTGGCCGAAGGCATCCTGGCCCACGGCGGCCAGGTGCTCACCAGCGTGGATGTGCAAGGCCTGGAAATGCAAGACGGCCGCGTGCGCAGCGTCAAGACCGCAGTAGCCGGCAAATCCCAGCAGTTTGATTGTGACTATCTCGTTTCCTCGCTGCCGCTACCGCTGATCGGCCGCATGGTCTTTGGCGGCACTGACGAGCAGTTCAATAAGGCGGTCACCGGTTTGCAGTTCCGCCACCTGGTTCTCGTATATGTTTGGATCAAGCGCCAGATGGTGATGGAAGATCAGTGGGTCTTCTTCCCGCAGCGCAATGTCGTTTTCAGCCGCCTCTTTGAACAAAAGCAGATGAACCCCGCTCTCGGCCCGGCTGACCGCACCGTCATCACGGCCGACTTTACCGCCGCTGAGGGCAGTCCCCTCTGGCAATCCAGCGATGAGCAGCTCACCCAGCGCGTCATCGATGGCCTGGTCGAAACCGGCCTCATCAACGGCTCAGACGAAGTGACCGGCAGTCTGGTCATCCGCAAGCCCAACTTCTACCCGCGCTATGACCTGGAGTATGCCGACAAAATGAAGCTGGTCAGCGACAAGCTGCGCCAGGTGCCCAACCTGCTCACCACGGGCCGCATCGGCATGTACAACTACAACAACTCTGACCACTGTGCCGACATGGGTCGCTTCATCGCCGAGCATCTTGCTGCGGGCGAAGCGGCTCCTGACATCTGGCGTGCCCTTGAGCAGCGCGTAGCCGACTACAAGATCGTGGACTAA
- a CDS encoding NUDIX hydrolase, with translation MATYKTISSELAYRGQKFSVRHDVLETTDGRELIYDTVEHIGAVSMVPVDAEGKILLVRQYRHSTGKQLLELPAGTLEPGEPVEQTAQRELREEVGMAAGSLSLLAEFYLAPGYSSERMWIFLAQDLQPDALPPDQDEELELVSLSLDECMAAIASGEIEDAKTMLGLFMARQALAPQ, from the coding sequence ATGGCGACCTATAAGACCATCAGCAGTGAATTGGCGTACCGCGGCCAGAAATTCTCCGTGCGGCACGATGTGCTCGAGACCACCGACGGCCGCGAGCTGATCTATGACACCGTCGAGCACATCGGCGCCGTCTCCATGGTGCCGGTGGATGCCGAAGGCAAAATTCTGCTCGTGCGCCAGTATCGCCACTCCACCGGCAAGCAGCTCCTTGAGCTGCCTGCCGGCACCCTGGAGCCCGGCGAGCCGGTGGAGCAGACCGCCCAGCGTGAGCTGCGCGAAGAAGTCGGCATGGCCGCCGGCTCCCTCAGCCTGCTGGCTGAGTTCTACCTCGCCCCCGGCTACTCCTCCGAGCGCATGTGGATCTTCCTCGCTCAGGATCTGCAGCCGGATGCGTTGCCGCCTGACCAGGATGAAGAGCTGGAACTCGTCAGCCTGAGCTTGGATGAGTGCATGGCCGCTATCGCCAGCGGCGAGATCGAAGATGCCAAGACCATGTTGGGCCTCTTCATGGCGCGCCAAGCCTTGGCTCCCCAGTAA
- the rho gene encoding transcription termination factor Rho: MNILELETTSLADLRKQAKDLGVERAARLKREDLVITIAQVMASKQGREVRGGILEIMNEGVGFLRSEHYQGGPGDVYVSQTQIRRYGLRNGDLVIGEARPPRESEKHFGLVKVESVNGMDPEKAKTRPRFENLTPIFPDSRFDLETDKRGLAMRMINLVAPVGRGQRGLIVSPPKSGKTTILKEMANSISTNYKDVHLVVALIGERPEEVTDMDRSVDAEVISSTFDEPVTSHVRAAEMVLERSKRLVEIGRDVVILMDSITRLARAYNLVVTPSGRTLSGGIDPSALYPPKRFFGAARNIEEGGSLTIIATCLVDTGSRMDDVVYEEFKGTGNMELHLSRKMQERRIFPAIDIERSSTRREELLLGPDITQRVWLMRRMYGTMIAEPPHGAGMDTTNAMEAMLQRMGKTDSNQEFLETLIDQA, translated from the coding sequence ATGAACATTCTAGAACTTGAAACTACTTCACTCGCTGACTTGCGCAAGCAGGCCAAAGATCTTGGCGTGGAGCGTGCTGCCCGCCTCAAACGGGAGGATCTGGTCATCACCATCGCCCAGGTCATGGCCAGCAAGCAAGGCCGCGAGGTGCGCGGCGGCATCCTCGAGATCATGAACGAGGGCGTCGGCTTCCTGCGCTCCGAGCATTACCAGGGCGGCCCGGGCGATGTGTACGTCTCCCAAACCCAGATCCGCCGCTACGGCCTGCGCAATGGTGACCTTGTCATTGGTGAAGCCCGCCCTCCGCGCGAATCTGAGAAGCACTTCGGCCTGGTAAAAGTCGAGTCCGTCAATGGCATGGACCCTGAGAAGGCCAAGACCCGCCCCCGTTTTGAGAACCTGACACCCATTTTTCCTGACAGCCGTTTTGACCTCGAGACCGACAAGCGTGGCCTCGCCATGCGCATGATCAACCTCGTCGCCCCTGTGGGCCGCGGCCAACGTGGCCTCATCGTCTCTCCGCCCAAATCCGGCAAAACCACCATTCTGAAAGAGATGGCCAACTCCATCTCCACCAACTACAAAGATGTGCACCTTGTCGTAGCCCTCATCGGTGAGCGCCCTGAAGAAGTGACCGACATGGACCGCTCGGTGGATGCTGAAGTCATCTCCTCCACCTTCGACGAGCCCGTCACCTCGCACGTGCGCGCCGCTGAAATGGTGCTGGAGCGCTCCAAGCGTCTGGTCGAGATCGGCCGCGATGTCGTGATCCTGATGGACTCCATCACCCGCCTGGCGCGCGCCTACAACCTGGTGGTCACTCCCTCCGGTCGCACGCTCTCCGGCGGTATTGACCCCTCGGCCCTGTACCCGCCCAAGCGCTTCTTTGGCGCCGCCCGCAACATCGAAGAGGGCGGTTCGCTCACCATCATCGCTACCTGCCTGGTGGACACCGGCTCCCGTATGGATGATGTCGTGTACGAAGAATTCAAGGGTACTGGCAACATGGAGTTGCACCTCTCGCGCAAGATGCAGGAACGCCGTATCTTCCCCGCCATCGACATTGAGCGTTCCTCTACCCGCCGCGAGGAGTTGCTACTCGGACCGGATATCACCCAGCGTGTCTGGCTGATGCGCCGCATGTACGGCACCATGATCGCCGAGCCGCCCCACGGCGCCGGCATGGACACCACCAACGCCATGGAAGCCATGCTGCAGCGCATGGGCAAGACCGACAGCAACCAGGAATTCCTGGAGACCCTCATCGATCAGGCCTAG
- a CDS encoding peptidoglycan DD-metalloendopeptidase family protein translates to MNANIQQARRILCSSLLLFLLAACGGEPAPTPQPTLSLELTPSPLPGTPTSEPTATPMPRLEVETYTVQPGDTLRSIAAAYSLQPETILWANYDALLDIPDLLFEEMQLTILPVDGVYHQVGGGDSVNNIAAFFSADPQAIITWAGNGIDPANAVIQPGQWLVIPGGQRSLGRRTMPNLPRTAMAVDFLEFGAGACPLNVQGGAVGDGVYAPPVAAVDVTGEDFWSAHPGVDLAAEPGQPILAADDGVVTFSGWSNFGYGFAVMLDHGNGQFSLYAGLAEVQALCGASLLQGEALGTAGHIGHPAGTFVHFEIRQGGAPVDPMLLLP, encoded by the coding sequence ATGAACGCAAACATTCAGCAGGCTCGGCGCATCCTATGCTCGAGCCTGCTGCTGTTTCTGCTCGCCGCCTGCGGCGGCGAGCCTGCGCCCACACCGCAGCCCACGCTTTCGCTCGAGCTCACGCCCTCCCCGCTGCCCGGCACGCCCACCTCAGAGCCAACCGCCACGCCGATGCCGCGCCTCGAGGTGGAAACCTACACCGTCCAGCCCGGCGATACGTTGCGCAGCATCGCCGCTGCCTACAGTTTGCAGCCTGAGACCATCCTGTGGGCCAATTATGATGCGCTGCTGGATATTCCTGATCTGCTTTTTGAAGAGATGCAGCTCACCATACTGCCCGTGGATGGTGTCTACCATCAAGTCGGCGGCGGCGATTCTGTCAATAACATCGCCGCCTTCTTCTCGGCTGATCCGCAAGCCATCATCACCTGGGCCGGCAATGGCATAGACCCCGCCAACGCCGTCATCCAACCAGGCCAGTGGCTGGTGATCCCCGGCGGCCAGCGCAGCCTCGGCCGCCGCACCATGCCCAACCTGCCGCGTACGGCCATGGCTGTGGATTTCCTTGAGTTTGGCGCTGGCGCCTGCCCGCTGAATGTCCAGGGCGGCGCGGTGGGGGATGGGGTCTACGCGCCCCCGGTTGCTGCAGTTGATGTAACTGGCGAGGATTTCTGGTCAGCCCATCCGGGTGTGGACCTGGCCGCCGAGCCCGGCCAGCCTATCCTGGCCGCCGATGATGGCGTGGTCACCTTTTCCGGCTGGTCCAACTTTGGCTACGGTTTCGCCGTCATGCTTGATCATGGCAACGGTCAGTTCAGCCTGTATGCCGGCTTGGCCGAGGTCCAGGCCCTGTGCGGCGCTTCGCTGCTGCAGGGCGAGGCCCTGGGTACGGCCGGCCATATCGGCCATCCAGCGGGTACTTTTGTCCACTTCGAGATCCGTCAGGGTGGGGCGCCGGTGGACCCAATGTTGTTGCTGCCTTAG
- a CDS encoding DinB family protein → MDASTFKNLYEYHFTRNRELWDHCITTLTPDQFLQEVNYSIGSMRNQCVHLLNIDERWFSGLRSLPLPDFADPEPYTDFASVRSKWDEVEAGMREYLTGLKDVTLAEDFMPGVKVWQILFHVINHGTDHRAQMLAGLYSLGAPTFAQDYFFFANDMPIKLS, encoded by the coding sequence ATGGATGCCAGTACCTTCAAAAACCTGTATGAGTACCACTTTACTCGCAACCGGGAATTGTGGGATCACTGCATCACGACTCTCACCCCTGACCAATTTTTGCAGGAAGTGAACTATTCGATTGGCTCGATGCGCAACCAATGCGTTCACCTGTTGAATATTGACGAGCGCTGGTTCAGTGGGTTGCGCAGTCTGCCTCTGCCCGATTTTGCCGACCCCGAACCCTATACGGACTTCGCCAGTGTACGCAGCAAGTGGGACGAGGTGGAGGCAGGGATGCGGGAGTACCTGACCGGTCTGAAGGATGTGACTTTGGCTGAGGACTTCATGCCAGGGGTGAAAGTGTGGCAGATTCTGTTCCATGTCATCAACCATGGGACAGACCACCGCGCCCAGATGCTGGCTGGGCTGTATTCTCTGGGCGCGCCGACCTTTGCGCAGGATTATTTCTTCTTTGCAAACGATATGCCGATCAAGTTGAGCTGA
- a CDS encoding SIMPL domain-containing protein (The SIMPL domain is named for its presence in mouse protein SIMPL (signalling molecule that associates with mouse pelle-like kinase). Bacterial member BP26, from Brucella, was shown to assemble into a channel-like structure, while YggE from E. coli has been associated with resistance to oxidative stress.) encodes MVKKSILFVALAGLLLAACGTAAPAAVAPGASVPVTGITVSGRGEIRLVPNIATVTIGVRTNGANVSEVVAANAETVSSVMQALSNMGIAPADMQTANFNVYANQGYDPATGLPGDITTYSVENTVSVTVRDLATLGELLDRAVGAGANSIWGVSFDVDDKSEAQAQARDAAVQDAMEEARALAAAAGVTLGDIISISYVPTGFYYGPMYGMGGGGGAAEASTSIVPGQITVGADVSITFALK; translated from the coding sequence ATGGTTAAGAAAAGTATTTTGTTCGTTGCTTTGGCTGGCTTGCTGCTGGCTGCCTGTGGCACAGCCGCCCCGGCGGCTGTGGCTCCCGGCGCCAGCGTACCCGTCACCGGAATCACGGTCTCCGGTCGCGGCGAGATCCGCCTGGTGCCCAACATCGCCACGGTGACCATTGGCGTGCGCACCAACGGCGCCAACGTCTCCGAAGTGGTGGCGGCCAACGCCGAGACGGTTTCCTCGGTCATGCAGGCTCTCTCCAACATGGGCATTGCCCCTGCCGACATGCAGACCGCCAACTTCAACGTCTACGCCAACCAGGGCTATGACCCGGCGACCGGTCTGCCCGGTGACATCACCACCTACTCGGTGGAGAACACTGTCAGCGTCACCGTGCGTGATTTGGCCACTCTGGGTGAGCTGCTTGACCGCGCGGTCGGCGCCGGCGCCAACTCCATCTGGGGCGTCAGCTTCGATGTGGACGACAAGTCTGAGGCGCAGGCCCAGGCCCGTGACGCCGCTGTGCAAGACGCCATGGAAGAGGCCCGTGCCCTGGCTGCTGCGGCCGGCGTGACCCTGGGTGACATCATCTCCATCAGCTACGTGCCCACCGGCTTCTACTATGGCCCGATGTACGGCATGGGTGGCGGCGGTGGCGCCGCGGAGGCCAGCACCAGCATCGTGCCCGGCCAGATCACCGTCGGCGCGGATGTTTCCATCACCTTCGCTCTGAAGTAA